The Loxodonta africana isolate mLoxAfr1 chromosome 5, mLoxAfr1.hap2, whole genome shotgun sequence region GATGATGTTCCCCATGGACATATTACCTCACTGGCGGTGAAGCGTTCACACCGGCGCCTCGGCCTGGCCCAGAAGCTGATGGACCAAGCCTCCAGGGCCATGATAGAGAACTTCAGTGCCAAGTACGTGTCCCTTCATGTCAGGAAGAGTAACCGGGCAGCCTTGCACCTCTACTCTAACACCCTCAACTTTCAGGTTAGTGAGGTAGAACCCAAATACTACGCTGATGGGGAAGATGCTTATGCTATGAAGCGAGATCTCTCACAGATGGCAGATGAGCTGAGGCGGCAGCGGGAGCTGAAGAAATGTGGGTATGTGGTGCTGGGCTGCAAGGAGAAAGAGGTGGAGACCCAGGGCAGCACGCTTCCGGGCTCTGAAAAGGCCTGTCAGGTGGAGAAGGGCCCTGTCGCTGAGGATAGTGGGATCGAGAGCAAGGAACTCAGCAAGTGCACGAAGAGCCCCGAAGTCCAGGACAGCTCAGAAGACTCGGATTCCACCGCCTAGAGCCTTCTTGAGGTATTCTTCCTTCCCTGACCCGGCGCCTTCCTACCCTCACTCCCCACGCCTTCCTACCCTCACCCCCCACGCCCACCACCTTACCCTGGCATGCCCAATCGCATTGTAGCCGTGCTGGGTTTCGCAGTGAAACTACCTGATGACTGGAGGAATGTAGGGCGGCTTACAGTGAGATTCACTGCTCACTATTAGAAGCAACTCATGCTGAAAGTAGATTAAATTAAGTAAGAGAAACAAACATTTGTTTATCCTAAGTTTCCTGTATGAATTATTTTTCAGGGTA contains the following coding sequences:
- the NAA11 gene encoding N-alpha-acetyltransferase 11, with amino-acid sequence MNIRNARPEDLMNMQHCNLLCLPENYQMKYYFYHGLSWPQLSYIAEDEDGKIVGYVLAKMEEDPDDVPHGHITSLAVKRSHRRLGLAQKLMDQASRAMIENFSAKYVSLHVRKSNRAALHLYSNTLNFQVSEVEPKYYADGEDAYAMKRDLSQMADELRRQRELKKCGYVVLGCKEKEVETQGSTLPGSEKACQVEKGPVAEDSGIESKELSKCTKSPEVQDSSEDSDSTA